A region from the Vicia villosa cultivar HV-30 ecotype Madison, WI linkage group LG3, Vvil1.0, whole genome shotgun sequence genome encodes:
- the LOC131661323 gene encoding polypyrimidine tract-binding protein homolog 2-like isoform X2: MYKKLMVFSAFGFVHKITTFEKTAGFQALIQFSDAETATSAKDALDGRSIPRYLLSEQVGPCTLKITYSGHTDLTVKFQSHRSRDYTNPYLPVAQSAIEGGGQVMVGLDGKRLEAESNVLLASIENMQYAVTLDVLHTVFSTFGPIQKIAMFDKNGALQALIQYPDTQTAVVAKEALEGHCIYDGGFCKLHLSYSRHTDLSIKVNNDRSRDYTIPITPVVNLQPSILGQPVSTMAAPAQQYNGSQYTLVSDPAMTPQPQAGWGTAPPAVAQSMPLQMYNNVYMPPQMSPGNMPPQMSPGNMPPQMPPGNIPPGMQFPNHSMLQPTSTLPAYGFDRTQ, from the exons ATGTATAAAAAATTAATG GTATTTTCAGCCTTTGGTTTTGTGCATAAGATTACTACTTTTGAGAAGACAGCAGGATTCCAG GCACTGATTCAATTCTCAGATGCTGAGACTGCTACTTCTGCTAAGGATGCTTTAGATGGAAGAAGCATACCCAG GTATCTGCTTTCTGAACAGGTGGGGCCATGTACCCTCAAGATCACATACTCTGGTCATACAGACTTAACTGTTAAGTTTCAAAGCCACAGGAGCAG AGACTATACTAATCCTTACCTTCCTGTTGCCCAATCAGCTATTGAGGGAGGTGGACAG GTTATGGTTGGTTTGGATGGGAAAAGACTGGAGGCTGAGAGTAACGTTCTTCTTGCATCTATTGAGAACATGCAATACGCTGTAACATTGGATGTCTTACATACG GTTTTCTCTACATTTGGACCTATTCAAAAGATTGCAATGTTTGATAAGAATGGTGCTTTACAGGCTCTGATTCAATATCCAG ATACCCAGACAGCTGTTGTGGCCAAAGAAGCCTTGGAAGGGCACTGCATTTATGATGGAGGTTTTTGCAAGCTCCACCTCTCATATTCACGTCATACGGATCTTAGTATAAAG GTCAATAATGATAGGAGCAGAGACTATACCATTCCTATTACACCTGTTGTGAACCTTCAGCCCTCAATTTTAGGACAACCTGTTTCTACGATGGCTGCTCCTGCTCAGCAATACAATGGGTCTCAGTATACTCTAGTTTCTGACCCAGCTATGACCCCTCAACCTCAGGCAGGATGGGGAACAGCTCCACCGGCAGTTGCTCAATCTATGCCACTGCAGATGTACAACAATGTTTACATGCCACCACAAATGTCACCTGGAAACATGCCACCACAAATGTCACCTGGGAACATGCCACCACAAATGCCACCTGGAAACATACCACCTGGAATGCAATTTCCAAATCATAGCATGCTGCAACCGACATCCACGCTACCTGCATATGGGTTTGACCGCACTCAATAG
- the LOC131655644 gene encoding uncharacterized protein LOC131655644, whose protein sequence is MVKLASARDFRTYGPGLTRNRYEYINAGLYLFATVILCSGFAAQLSPEARSGLVLLLAALTIILAANLHDILAHFAGIDFRLALLSFDLQLFFVEFAAPFVQIIGTFLLFLGVLLIFIEEENGFVSLKMEKPVVNMLVAGPVFWVVGSIHNSCQVYERADGHVQILQQFVYVPFLMGSLSFMLGAILNYHEQYKEIHHGIYLLGGTWIWLGMFGSSMFFIGGLTNLVKVFKMQQMNGIRLEKLRGGAQERLVNAREGRVPLILEQHQPIINLNRQLPEETKVDMHIPIPTPYKDVLIGLSKS, encoded by the exons ATGGTGAAGCTAGCTTCAGCAAGAGACTTTCGTACATACGGTCCAGGCCTCACCAGAAACCGCTACGAATACATCAACGCCGGCCTCTATCTCTTTGCCACCGTCATTCTTTGTTCAGGCTTCGCAGCCCAGCTTTCTCCCGAAGCTCGTTCCGGCCTCGTTCTTCTTCTTGCCGCTCTCACCATTATTTTGGCTGCTAATCTTCATGATATCCTCGCCCACTTCGCTGGCATTGATTTCCGATTAGCTTTATTGTCCTTTGATCTTCAACTCTTCTTCGTTGAATTCGCAGCTCCCTTTGTTCAGATCATCGGAACATTTCTTCTCTTCCTTGGAGTTCTACTCATTTTCATCGAG GAAGAGAATGGATTTGTTTCTCTGAAAATGGAAAAGCCAGTGGTGAACATGCTAGTTGCTGGACCGGTATTTTGGGTGGTTGGATCTATTCATAATTCATGTCAAGTATACGAGAGAGCAGATGGTCATGTTCAAATCTTGCAGCAGTTTGTGTACGTACCTTTTTTGATGGGGAGTTTATCATTCATGCTTGGTGCAATTCTTAATTATCACGAACAATACAAAGAGATTCACCACGGCATATACTTGCTT GGTGGGACATGGATTTGGCTAGGCATGTTTGGAAGCTCAATGTTCTTTATTGGTGGATTGACAAACTTAGTGAAAGTGTTCAAAATGCAACAAATGAATGGAATAAGATTGGAGAAACTGCGAGGTGGAGCACAAGAGAGGCTGGTGAATGCAAGAGAAGGAAGGGTTCCCTTGATTTTGGAGCAGCATCAACCTATAATAAATCTTAACCGTCAATTGCCTGAGGAGACAAAAGTTGATATGCATATACCAATTCCTACTCCTTATAAGGATGTCCTAATTGGTTTGAGTAAATCATGA
- the LOC131655645 gene encoding bidirectional sugar transporter SWEET3-like isoform X2, with protein MVTFKRVIRKKSTEEFSCIPYMIGLLNCLLFTWYGLPIVSYKWENFPVVTVNGVGIVLEFCYVVIYFWYSSPKTKVKVAMITTFVLAVFGVTAAVSAFVLHDSPHRKLLVGSVGLCVSVALYGSPLVAMKKVIKTKSVEFMPLALSLCAFSASVLWLAYGILVRDVFVAGPSVVGTPLSILQLVIYFKYRKERVVGEAKIGDLEKGGLELENVVELDLEMGKVEKIVTKCEQC; from the exons AT GGTTACATTCAAAAGGGTGATAAGGAAGAAAAGCACAGAGGAATTTTCATGCATTCCTTACATGATTGGATTGTTGAACTGTCTCCTTTTCACATGGTATGGGTTACCTATTGTGAGCTACAAATGGGAAAATTTTCCTGTTGTAACGGTTAATGGAGTTGGAATTGTTCTTGAGTTTTGCTACGTGGTCATTTATTTCTGGTATTCTTCACCCAAAACAAAGGTGAAGGTAGCTATGATTACCACATTTGTTCTAGCTGTGTTCGGCGTAACTGCAGCAGTTTCGGCTTTTGTCTTACACGATAGTCCTCATCGAAAGCTACTCGTTGGTAGTGTGGGATTATGTGTTTCTGTTGCATTGTACGGTTCTCCTCTCGTTGCAATG AAGAAAGTTATAAAGACAAAGAGTGTGGAGTTTATGCCATTGGCGTTATCTCTGTGTGCTTTTTCTGCTAGTGTATTATGGTTAGCTTATGGAATTCTCGTTCGAGATGTATTCGTCGCG GGTCCGAGTGTGGTTGGAACTCCATTGAGTATTTTGCAGCTTGTGATATACTTCAAGTACAGGAAAGAGAGAGTTGTGGGTGAAGCTAAAATTGGGGATTTGGAAAAGGGTGGGTTAGAGTTAGAGAATGTGGTGGAGTTAGATTTGGAAATGGGGAAAGTGGAAAAGATTGTCACAAAATGTGAACAATGTTGA
- the LOC131655645 gene encoding bidirectional sugar transporter SWEET3-like isoform X1: MFSETLRLAVAVLGNAASVSLYAAPMVTFKRVIRKKSTEEFSCIPYMIGLLNCLLFTWYGLPIVSYKWENFPVVTVNGVGIVLEFCYVVIYFWYSSPKTKVKVAMITTFVLAVFGVTAAVSAFVLHDSPHRKLLVGSVGLCVSVALYGSPLVAMKKVIKTKSVEFMPLALSLCAFSASVLWLAYGILVRDVFVAGPSVVGTPLSILQLVIYFKYRKERVVGEAKIGDLEKGGLELENVVELDLEMGKVEKIVTKCEQC, from the exons atgtttTCAGAAACTCTTCGTTTGGCTGTTGCTGTTCTTG GCAATGCTGCATCGGTTTCACTTTATGCTGCGCCAAT GGTTACATTCAAAAGGGTGATAAGGAAGAAAAGCACAGAGGAATTTTCATGCATTCCTTACATGATTGGATTGTTGAACTGTCTCCTTTTCACATGGTATGGGTTACCTATTGTGAGCTACAAATGGGAAAATTTTCCTGTTGTAACGGTTAATGGAGTTGGAATTGTTCTTGAGTTTTGCTACGTGGTCATTTATTTCTGGTATTCTTCACCCAAAACAAAGGTGAAGGTAGCTATGATTACCACATTTGTTCTAGCTGTGTTCGGCGTAACTGCAGCAGTTTCGGCTTTTGTCTTACACGATAGTCCTCATCGAAAGCTACTCGTTGGTAGTGTGGGATTATGTGTTTCTGTTGCATTGTACGGTTCTCCTCTCGTTGCAATG AAGAAAGTTATAAAGACAAAGAGTGTGGAGTTTATGCCATTGGCGTTATCTCTGTGTGCTTTTTCTGCTAGTGTATTATGGTTAGCTTATGGAATTCTCGTTCGAGATGTATTCGTCGCG GGTCCGAGTGTGGTTGGAACTCCATTGAGTATTTTGCAGCTTGTGATATACTTCAAGTACAGGAAAGAGAGAGTTGTGGGTGAAGCTAAAATTGGGGATTTGGAAAAGGGTGGGTTAGAGTTAGAGAATGTGGTGGAGTTAGATTTGGAAATGGGGAAAGTGGAAAAGATTGTCACAAAATGTGAACAATGTTGA